The Sesamum indicum cultivar Zhongzhi No. 13 linkage group LG1, S_indicum_v1.0, whole genome shotgun sequence genome includes a window with the following:
- the LOC105170423 gene encoding non-specific lipid-transfer protein A-like codes for MKGAVAALIAILALISLVAQQGQAVTCGQVDAALVPCISYLTGRGGDSPSPACCSGVKAVKDMAQTTADKRACCSCVKAAANRYADLKDAAAQSLPTKCGVQMDIPVSRTVDCDKIN; via the exons ATGAAAGGTGCCGTCGCAGCACTCATCGCAATTCTCGCCCTCATCTCACTGGTCGCTCAGCAGGGACAGGCTGTAACCTGCGGCCAGGTCGACGCTGCTCTGGTCCCCTGCATCAGCTACCTCACCGGACGCGGCGGAGACAGCCCATCTCCGGCTTGCTGTTCCGGTGTCAAAGCCGTGAAAGACATGGCCCAGACAACGGCCGACAAGAGGGCTTGCTGCAGCTGTGTTAAGGCCGCTGCCAACCGCTACGCCGACTTGAAGGACGCGGCTGCGCAGAGCCTGCCGACCAAGTGCGGCGTTCAGATGGACATCCCTGTTTCCCGCACCGTCGACTGTGACAA GATCAACTAA
- the LOC105170452 gene encoding non-specific lipid-transfer protein A-like, with the protein MKGGVVAVITILAFFTLVVKPGQAVTCGQVDAALVPCISYLTGQGDSPSPACCAGVKAVKGMAQTTADKRACCSCVKAAANMYANLKDAAAQSLPTKCGVQLDIPISRSVDCDKIN; encoded by the exons ATGAAGGGTGGTGTTGTTGCAGTGATTACCATTCTTGCATTCTTCACATTGGTTGTGAAGCCTGGGCAGGCTGTAACTTGCGGTCAGGTAGACGCTGCTTTGGTTCCGTGCATTAGCTACCTCACCGGCCAGGGAGATAGCCCATCTCCGGCATGTTGTGCAGGGGTCAAAGCTGTGAAAGGAATGGCACAAACAACAGCCGATAAGAGGGCTTGCTGCAGCTGTGTAAAGGCTGCTGCCAACATGTATGCAAATTTGAAAGATGCTGCGGCCCAGAGTCTTCCCACAAAGTGTGGTGTTCAATTGGACATCCCTATCTCCCGCAGTGTCGACTGTGACAA GATCAACTAA
- the LOC105170444 gene encoding non-specific lipid-transfer protein 1-like codes for MKGGVVAVITILAFFAVVVKPGQAVTCGQVDAALVPCISYLTGQGDSPSAACCSGVKAVKGMAQTTADKRACCNCVKAAANKYADLKDAAAQSLPTKCGVQMDIPISRSVDCDKIN; via the exons ATGAAGGGTGGTGTTGTCGCAGTGATTACCATTCTTGCATTCTTTGCAGTGGTCGTGAAGCCGGGACAGGCTGTTACTTGTGGTCAGGTGGATGCTGCTTTGGTTCCGTGCATTAGCTATCTCACTGGACAGGGAGATAGCCCATCTGCGGCATGTTGTTCTGGGGTCAAAGCTGTGAAAGGAATGGCACAAACGACAGCTGATAAGAGGGCTTGCTGCAACTGTGTAAAGGCTGCCGCCAACAAGTATGCAGACTTGAAAGACGCTGCTGCCCAGAGTCTTCCCACCAAGTGTGGTGTCCAAATGGACATCCCTATTTCCCGCAGTGTCGACTGTGACAA GATCAACTAA
- the LOC105170432 gene encoding non-specific lipid-transfer protein 1-like, with product MKGGVVAVIAVLAIFALVVKPGQAVTCGQVDAALVPCISYLTGNGDSPSPACCSGVKAVKGMAQTLADKRACCSCVKAAANKYADLKDAAAQSLPTKCGVQMDIPISRSVDCDKIN from the exons ATGAAGGGAGGTGTTGTAGCAGTGATTGCCGTTCTTGCAATTTTCGCATTAGTTGTGAAGCCGGGACAGGCTGTGACTTGCGGTCAGGTGGATGCTGCTTTGGTTCCGTGCATTAGCTACCTCACTGGTAATGGAGACAGTCCATCTCCGGCGTGTTGTTCTGGGGTCAAAGCTGTGAAAGGAATGGCACAAACACTGGCTGATAAGAGGGCCTGCTGTAGCTGTGTAAAGGCTGCTGCCAATAAGTACGCGGACTTGAAAGACGCTGCGGCCCAGAGTCTTCCCACCAAGTGCGGTGTCCAAATGGACATCCCCATCTCCCGCAGTGTCGACTGCGACAA GATCAACTAA